One Alkalibaculum bacchi DNA window includes the following coding sequences:
- a CDS encoding anti-sigma-I factor RsgI family protein — translation MKSVIVEIKDGFAAVLSDNGCIEKIKDNNYSIGQVIDLERGKVKKSKKLAIMASTAATFVMLCGAGVWASTSPYSYVSLDVNPSIEFTLNRFDRVLSVEAVNPDGEEILKKVSLDEIKYEKVDKALTEAINAIYEEGYFKDDVEGDVEGGLVIATYGQEEEESEELAEEIKENIILPTEETDETNETPIDDNIENDEYAENEENAEGISVEVTSVGLQRVQKARELGVTPGKLNLVQKLQASAENPEDFNMEEWLDKPVKEIMKATKENKKALKASAKSDVEEENIEEATDITTDDAITETSTSEEQTADNERMDKKNDKNDKKDKKDKKDNKDKVGKINNANKKNDNANKKNDNANQKSNNNAAKGNGNKNKK, via the coding sequence ATGAAATCTGTAATTGTAGAAATAAAAGATGGTTTTGCCGCAGTCCTTTCTGATAATGGTTGCATAGAAAAAATAAAAGACAATAATTATTCAATAGGACAGGTGATCGATTTGGAACGAGGAAAAGTTAAGAAATCAAAAAAATTAGCAATTATGGCATCTACAGCAGCGACCTTTGTCATGCTTTGTGGAGCTGGTGTATGGGCAAGTACAAGCCCATATTCATATGTGAGTTTAGATGTTAACCCATCTATAGAATTTACGTTGAATCGATTTGATCGAGTATTAAGCGTTGAGGCGGTTAACCCTGATGGTGAGGAAATTTTAAAGAAGGTTTCATTAGACGAAATAAAATACGAAAAAGTCGACAAAGCTCTTACAGAAGCTATCAATGCTATCTATGAAGAAGGTTATTTTAAAGATGATGTCGAGGGTGATGTTGAAGGTGGCTTGGTTATAGCGACTTATGGCCAAGAGGAAGAAGAATCAGAGGAACTTGCTGAAGAAATAAAAGAAAATATAATATTACCTACAGAAGAAACGGATGAAACGAATGAAACACCTATAGATGACAATATTGAGAATGATGAATACGCTGAGAATGAAGAGAATGCTGAAGGGATATCAGTTGAAGTAACAAGCGTTGGCTTACAAAGAGTCCAGAAAGCAAGAGAACTTGGCGTAACTCCAGGAAAGCTTAACCTAGTTCAAAAATTACAGGCTTCAGCAGAAAATCCAGAGGACTTTAACATGGAAGAATGGTTAGACAAACCAGTCAAAGAAATCATGAAAGCTACAAAGGAAAATAAAAAGGCTTTAAAAGCTTCTGCTAAATCAGATGTAGAGGAAGAAAACATAGAAGAAGCAACGGATATCACTACTGATGACGCAATTACTGAAACAAGTACATCAGAAGAACAAACTGCTGATAATGAAAGAATGGACAAGAAAAACGATAAAAACGACAAAAAAGACAAAAAAGACAAAAAAGACAACAAAGACAAAGTTGGAAAAATAAATAATGCAAATAAGAAAAATGATAATGCAAATAAGAAAAATGACAATGCAAATCAAAAATCAAACAATAATGCAGCAAAAGGAAACGGTAATAAAAACAAGAAATAG